In a single window of the Nocardioides sp. L-11A genome:
- the rbfA gene encoding 30S ribosome-binding factor RbfA, producing the protein MASPRVRKIADRIQVIVAEMLERRIKDPRLGFVTVTEVRLTGDAQNATIYYTVLGEDADQQATATALESAKGVLRSEVGKQLGMRHVPTLAFEFDGVPETARHLDELLARAREADAAVAAARAGAQPAGEADPYKKPREAEPDEEAEDAE; encoded by the coding sequence ATGGCCAGCCCGCGCGTGCGCAAGATCGCCGACCGGATCCAGGTGATCGTCGCCGAGATGCTCGAGCGGCGGATCAAGGACCCGCGCCTCGGCTTCGTCACCGTGACCGAGGTCCGGCTCACCGGCGACGCGCAGAACGCCACCATCTACTACACCGTCCTGGGCGAGGACGCCGATCAGCAGGCGACCGCGACCGCGCTGGAGTCGGCCAAGGGCGTGCTGCGCTCCGAGGTCGGCAAGCAGCTCGGCATGCGGCATGTCCCGACGCTGGCCTTCGAGTTCGACGGGGTGCCGGAGACGGCGCGCCACCTCGACGAGCTGCTGGCCCGGGCCCGCGAGGCCGACGCGGCCGTCGCCGCCGCCCGTGCCGGCGCCCAGCCGGCGGGCGAGGCGGACCCGTACAAGAAGCCGCGCGAG
- the infB gene encoding translation initiation factor IF-2, with the protein MAKTRVSELAKQYGIKSADALKMLSDIGEFAKTASSSIELPAVKKFEATYGAELLAKMKPVGEAGGEAAKPAPKAPAKKAAAAPEAPAASAPAVEAPAAPAPAAPEAPAAETPAAKPGGPRPGPRPGPAKAPAAPEAPPAEEKPAAAAAPAAPEAPAAPAAPAAKPAAPKPPTPKAPAPAPRPVGKPGGTPRPGNNPFAPSQGMGRRPAPPPREGEAGPAGPRPPAGAGGGGRPGMPRPNPAMMPKSAGSFGQGGPGGRGPGGPGRPGPGGRGPGGPGRAGAPGRGGAGAGAGAPGGRGPGGFGPGGGGRPGGGGRPGQRGQTQGAFGRPGGPARRGRKSKRARRQEFEAMEAPTIGGMRVRKGNGETIRLARGSSLTDFAEKIGVDAASLVQMLFHLGEMVTATQSVGDETLELLGDELNYVVEVVSPEDEDRELLESFDIEFGADEGGEDDLVVRPPVVTVMGHVDHGKTRLLDALRNANVVEGEAGGITQHIGAYQVHTEVDGDDRRITFIDTPGHEAFTAMRARGAQATDIAILVVAADDGVMPQTVEALNHAKAANVPIVVAVNKIDKETADPTKVRGQLSEYGLVPEEYGGDAMFVDVSAKAGLNLDKLLEAVVLTADASLDLRANPVQDAQGLVVEAHLDRGRGPVATILVQRGTLRVGDSIVAGPAHGRVRAMLDEHGNELTEADPARPAMVLGLSSVPGAGQNFIVVEDDRMARQIAEKREARERAAMQAKRRVRRTLEDFMASMEKGESQELNLILKGDVSGSVEALEDALAQIDVGEEVNLRVIDRGVGAITETNVDLAAASDAIIIGFNVRPQGKAGQMAEKEGVEIRYYSVIYQAIEEIEAALKGMLKPEYEEQTLGQAEIRAIFRSSKIGNIAGCMVIDGVIRRNAKVRVLRDGAVIADNLDLASLKREKDDASEVREGFECGLVLKNFQDIKEGDIVEAFEMKEIPRS; encoded by the coding sequence GTGGCCAAGACCCGAGTTTCCGAACTCGCGAAGCAGTACGGCATCAAGAGCGCCGACGCGCTCAAGATGCTGAGTGACATCGGAGAGTTCGCCAAGACTGCGTCCTCGAGCATCGAGCTTCCTGCCGTCAAGAAGTTCGAGGCGACCTACGGAGCCGAGCTCCTCGCCAAGATGAAGCCCGTCGGCGAGGCGGGCGGCGAGGCGGCCAAGCCTGCTCCCAAGGCTCCGGCCAAGAAGGCCGCCGCCGCGCCCGAGGCCCCTGCCGCGTCGGCTCCGGCCGTCGAGGCCCCCGCCGCTCCGGCTCCGGCCGCGCCCGAGGCCCCCGCCGCCGAGACGCCTGCCGCCAAGCCGGGCGGCCCGCGTCCCGGCCCCCGGCCCGGCCCGGCCAAGGCCCCGGCCGCCCCCGAGGCGCCCCCGGCCGAGGAGAAGCCCGCCGCTGCCGCGGCTCCGGCCGCCCCGGAGGCTCCCGCGGCTCCGGCCGCTCCGGCCGCCAAGCCGGCCGCGCCGAAGCCCCCGACGCCCAAGGCTCCCGCCCCGGCCCCGCGCCCGGTCGGCAAGCCCGGCGGCACCCCGCGTCCGGGCAACAACCCGTTCGCGCCCAGCCAGGGCATGGGCCGTCGTCCCGCCCCGCCGCCGCGCGAGGGCGAGGCCGGCCCGGCCGGCCCGCGCCCGCCGGCGGGTGCCGGCGGCGGTGGCCGTCCCGGCATGCCGCGGCCCAACCCGGCGATGATGCCCAAGTCCGCCGGCTCGTTCGGCCAGGGCGGCCCCGGCGGTCGTGGCCCCGGCGGCCCCGGTCGTCCCGGCCCCGGTGGCCGTGGTCCGGGCGGTCCCGGCCGGGCCGGTGCGCCCGGTCGTGGCGGTGCCGGCGCGGGTGCCGGTGCGCCCGGTGGTCGCGGTCCCGGTGGCTTCGGTCCCGGTGGCGGCGGTCGTCCCGGTGGCGGTGGCCGTCCCGGTCAGCGTGGCCAGACCCAGGGTGCCTTCGGGCGCCCCGGCGGTCCGGCTCGGCGTGGTCGCAAGTCCAAGCGGGCGCGTCGCCAGGAGTTCGAGGCCATGGAGGCCCCGACGATCGGTGGCATGCGGGTCCGCAAGGGCAACGGCGAGACGATCCGTCTCGCCCGGGGCTCCTCGCTGACCGACTTCGCCGAGAAGATCGGCGTCGACGCGGCCTCGCTGGTGCAGATGCTCTTCCACCTCGGCGAGATGGTCACGGCCACCCAGTCGGTGGGCGACGAGACGCTGGAGCTGCTCGGTGACGAGCTCAACTACGTCGTCGAGGTCGTCTCCCCGGAGGACGAGGACCGTGAGCTGCTCGAGTCGTTCGACATCGAGTTCGGTGCCGACGAGGGCGGCGAGGACGACCTGGTCGTCCGCCCGCCCGTCGTGACCGTCATGGGTCACGTCGACCACGGTAAGACCCGCCTCCTCGACGCGCTGCGCAACGCCAACGTCGTCGAGGGCGAGGCCGGTGGCATCACCCAGCACATCGGTGCCTACCAGGTCCACACCGAGGTCGACGGCGACGACCGCCGGATCACCTTCATCGACACCCCGGGTCACGAGGCGTTCACCGCCATGCGTGCCCGCGGTGCGCAGGCGACCGACATCGCCATCCTGGTGGTCGCGGCCGACGACGGCGTCATGCCGCAGACGGTCGAGGCGCTCAACCACGCCAAGGCGGCCAACGTGCCGATCGTGGTCGCGGTCAACAAGATCGACAAGGAGACCGCGGACCCGACCAAGGTCCGTGGCCAGCTCTCCGAGTACGGCCTGGTGCCCGAGGAGTACGGCGGCGACGCGATGTTCGTCGACGTGTCCGCCAAGGCGGGCCTCAACCTCGACAAGCTGCTCGAGGCGGTCGTGCTCACCGCCGACGCGTCCCTCGACCTGCGGGCCAACCCGGTGCAGGACGCACAGGGCCTCGTGGTCGAGGCGCACCTCGACCGCGGACGCGGTCCGGTGGCGACGATCCTGGTCCAGCGCGGCACGCTGCGGGTCGGCGACTCGATCGTCGCCGGTCCGGCCCACGGCCGCGTCCGGGCCATGCTCGACGAGCACGGCAACGAGCTGACCGAGGCCGATCCGGCCCGGCCCGCGATGGTGCTCGGTCTCTCGTCCGTCCCGGGCGCCGGCCAGAACTTCATCGTGGTCGAGGACGACCGGATGGCCCGCCAGATCGCCGAGAAGCGCGAGGCGCGCGAGCGGGCGGCCATGCAGGCCAAGCGCCGCGTGCGTCGTACTCTCGAGGACTTCATGGCCTCCATGGAGAAGGGCGAGAGCCAGGAGCTCAACCTCATCCTCAAGGGCGACGTGTCCGGCTCGGTCGAGGCCCTCGAGGACGCGCTGGCGCAGATCGACGTCGGCGAGGAGGTCAACCTCCGGGTCATCGACCGCGGTGTCGGTGCGATCACCGAGACCAACGTCGACCTGGCGGCGGCGTCCGACGCGATCATCATCGGCTTCAACGTCCGCCCGCAGGGCAAGGCGGGTCAGATGGCCGAGAAGGAAGGCGTCGAGATCCGCTACTACTCGGTCATCTACCAGGCGATCGAGGAGATCGAGGCCGCGCTCAAGGGCATGCTCAAGCCCGAGTACGAGGAGCAGACGCTGGGCCAGGCGGAGATCCGCGCGATCTTCCGCTCGTCCAAGATCGGCAACATCGCGGGCTGCATGGTCATCGACGGCGTCATCCGGCGCAACGCGAAGGTCCGGGTGCTCCGCGACGGTGCGGTCATCGCCGACAACCTCGACCTGGCCTCGCTCAAGCGGGAGAAGGACGACGCGTCGGAGGTTCGGGAGGGCTTCGAGTGCGGTCTCGTGCTCAAGAACTTCCAGGACATCAAGGAGGGCGACATCGTCGAGGCCTTCGAGATGAAGGAGATTCCGCGCTCCTGA
- a CDS encoding YlxR family protein — protein sequence MGPVRTCIGCRERASTSELLRMTAGSGPDGQPVVVPDPDGTAPGRGAHLHPTTGCYDLAVRRKAFARALRISGAALGDARVGEYIATRAAATRTDPTDRDWSNSS from the coding sequence GTGGGACCCGTCCGGACCTGCATCGGATGCCGGGAGCGGGCCAGCACAAGCGAGTTGTTGCGGATGACCGCCGGCTCGGGCCCCGACGGCCAACCGGTCGTCGTACCCGATCCTGACGGCACCGCGCCCGGGCGTGGAGCGCACCTGCACCCCACGACCGGTTGCTACGACCTCGCCGTACGTCGCAAGGCTTTTGCGCGCGCGCTCCGGATCAGCGGAGCCGCGCTGGGCGACGCGCGGGTGGGGGAGTACATCGCCACCCGGGCAGCAGCGACTCGGACCGATCCGACCGACAGAGACTGGAGCAACAGCTCATGA
- the nusA gene encoding transcription termination factor NusA — protein sequence MDIDLSILRTLEREKEIKFDVLVEAIEQALLTAYHKTEGSVAQARVELNRKTGHVTVLAAELDAEGTKVGEYDDTPDGFGRIAATTAKQIMLQRLRDAEDEIKFGEFSGKEGDIMSGVIQQGRNPDDVLVDLGRIEAHLPAGERVPGEDYAHGTRIKCLVVSVRKGMRGPQVTLSRSHPSLVKKLFALEVPEIADGTVEIAAIAREAGHRTKIAVKSTVSGVNAKGACIGPMGQRVRNVMAELGGEKIDIVDWSDEPAKLVANALSPAQVQSVTVVDEAARSARVVVPDFQLSLAIGKEGQNARLAARLTGWRIDIHSDEEA from the coding sequence ATGGACATCGACCTCAGCATCCTCCGGACGCTGGAGCGCGAGAAGGAGATCAAGTTCGACGTCCTCGTCGAGGCGATCGAGCAGGCGCTGCTGACGGCGTACCACAAGACCGAGGGCTCGGTCGCCCAGGCCCGGGTCGAGCTGAACCGCAAGACCGGGCACGTCACGGTGCTGGCCGCGGAGCTCGACGCCGAGGGCACCAAGGTCGGCGAGTACGACGACACGCCCGACGGCTTCGGCCGGATCGCGGCGACGACCGCCAAGCAGATCATGCTGCAGCGCCTGCGCGACGCCGAGGACGAGATCAAGTTCGGCGAGTTCTCCGGCAAGGAGGGCGACATCATGTCCGGCGTCATCCAGCAGGGACGCAATCCCGACGACGTGCTCGTCGACCTCGGCCGGATCGAGGCGCACCTGCCCGCCGGCGAGCGGGTCCCGGGCGAGGACTACGCCCACGGCACCCGGATCAAGTGCCTCGTGGTCTCGGTCCGCAAGGGCATGCGCGGCCCGCAGGTGACGCTGTCGCGCTCACACCCCAGCCTGGTGAAGAAGCTGTTCGCCCTGGAGGTCCCCGAGATCGCCGACGGCACCGTCGAGATCGCAGCGATCGCCCGGGAGGCCGGGCACCGCACCAAGATCGCGGTCAAGTCCACCGTCTCCGGCGTCAACGCGAAGGGCGCCTGCATCGGCCCGATGGGCCAGCGGGTCCGCAACGTCATGGCCGAGCTGGGCGGCGAGAAGATCGACATCGTCGACTGGTCCGACGAGCCGGCGAAGCTGGTCGCCAACGCGCTCTCGCCGGCCCAGGTCCAGTCGGTCACGGTCGTCGACGAGGCCGCCCGCTCGGCCCGTGTCGTGGTGCCGGACTTCCAGCTCTCCCTGGCGATCGGCAAGGAGGGCCAGAACGCCCGCCTGGCCGCCCGCCTGACCGGCTGGCGGATCGATATCCACTCCGACGAGGAGGCGTAG